Proteins encoded within one genomic window of Nonomuraea gerenzanensis:
- a CDS encoding LysR family transcriptional regulator: protein MELRQLRGFVAVAASGSVTAAADRLGLAPASVSEQVRRLEAGLGVALFERTPRGMRLTEPGGVLLARAQALLDHAEEVRRAVTGARRRVRIGALEMLAAAKLPAVIRRLEARRPDLDVSVESLTRQPLLEAVAGGRLDAALLLDLGDRVGGLGFDRPAGMDHLDLGEVRLSLVAAPDGDRAPLLVSPPGCSIRLAADQVFGTGVPRRELTSIATAREWSRQGLGAALLPDFALGADVESGALVELDLQAPALALRLVWMREREPSLRDVLYALSAA, encoded by the coding sequence GTGGAGTTGCGGCAGTTGAGGGGGTTCGTGGCGGTGGCCGCGTCCGGCTCCGTCACGGCGGCGGCCGACAGGCTGGGGCTGGCCCCCGCCTCGGTGTCGGAGCAGGTGCGCCGGCTGGAGGCGGGCCTCGGCGTCGCGCTCTTCGAACGCACCCCGCGCGGCATGCGCCTGACCGAGCCGGGCGGCGTGCTGCTGGCCAGGGCGCAGGCGCTGCTCGACCACGCCGAGGAGGTGCGGCGGGCTGTGACGGGCGCGCGCCGCAGGGTGCGGATCGGCGCGCTGGAGATGCTGGCCGCCGCCAAGCTGCCCGCCGTGATCCGCCGTCTGGAGGCGCGCCGCCCCGACCTGGACGTGAGCGTCGAGTCGCTGACCAGGCAGCCGCTGCTGGAGGCGGTGGCGGGCGGCCGGCTGGACGCGGCGCTGCTGCTGGATCTGGGCGACCGGGTGGGCGGGCTGGGGTTCGACCGGCCCGCCGGGATGGATCACCTCGATCTGGGCGAGGTCCGGCTGTCGCTGGTCGCGGCGCCGGACGGCGATCGGGCGCCCCTGCTCGTCAGCCCGCCCGGCTGCTCGATCCGGCTGGCGGCCGATCAGGTGTTCGGCACGGGGGTGCCGCGCAGGGAGCTGACCAGCATCGCCACCGCCCGCGAGTGGTCCAGGCAGGGGCTCGGGGCGGCGCTGCTGCCGGACTTCGCCCTGGGGGCGGACGTGGAGTCGGGGGCGCTGGTGGAGCTGGACCTCCAGGCGCCGGCGCTCGCGCTGCGGCTGGTGTGGATGCGCGAGCGCGAGCCGTCCCTGCGCGACGTCCTGTACGCGCTGAGCGCCGCGTGA